The sequence CACTCGGAACACTGCAAGATGACGATCTCACGCGGCATGCCCTTACTCCACGATTTCGGTGATGGTGCCGGCGCCGACGGTGCGGCCGCCCTCGCGGATGGCGAAGCGCAAGCCTCGCTCCAGGGCAATGGGGGTGATCAGCTCCACCTCCAAATTCACATTGTCCCCCGGCATCACCATCTCCA comes from Blastocatellia bacterium and encodes:
- the tuf gene encoding elongation factor Tu (EF-Tu; promotes GTP-dependent binding of aminoacyl-tRNA to the A-site of ribosomes during protein biosynthesis; when the tRNA anticodon matches the mRNA codon, GTP hydrolysis results; the inactive EF-Tu-GDP leaves the ribosome and release of GDP is promoted by elongation factor Ts; many prokaryotes have two copies of the gene encoding EF-Tu) — protein: EMVMPGDNVNLEVELITPIALERGLRFAIREGGRTVGAGTITEIVE